The genomic interval TCAATTCTAATATTTTCGAGACCCGATTGCTTGGAAAGAAAGCGATCTGTATGGGAGGTAGGGAAGCTGTGGAGGTTTTTTATGACACTGAGAAATTCAAAAGAAAAGGTGCAGCACCAAATCGTGTGGTTCAAACATTGTTTGGTAGGAATGGAGTTCAGGCGTTAGATGGGCAGATCCATAAACATCGTAAGGAAATGTTTATGTCTATCATGTCTCCTGACGAAATTGAAAAACTAATCGACATTTTAAAAATTCAGTGGCAAATAGCAGCGAATAAATGGGAGCAGATGGATAAGGTTATTCTATATGAAGAAGCGAAGGAAATGATGTGCAGGATAGCCTGTAAGTGGGCAGGTGTACCAGTAAAAGAAGGAAAAGTTAAGATGCTGACTAAGAATTTGGGGGCAATGTTCGAGTCGGCAGCTGCAATTGGCCCAAAACATTGGTTGGGGAGACATGCACGAAATTACATAGAAATATGGGTTGGAGAACTTATTGATAAGGTTCGTGCTGGGAAAGTGAATCCCCCTGAAAATACCGCATTACATAGATTTGCTTGGTATCGCGATTTGGAAGGGAATCTTTTGGATACAGAGACCGCTGCTGTAGAAGTAATCAATATTTTGAGACCAATTGTAGCGATTTCTATATTCATCAATTTCATTGCGCTTGCATTGCACCATTATCCGGAAGAAAGAGAGAAACTAAAATCTAACGATGAAAAGTATGCTCAAATGTTTGTTCAGGAAGTTCGTCGTTTTTATCCATTTTTTCCATTTGTAGCGGCGCTCGTAAAGAAAGATTTTACCTGGAAAGGCTTTAAATTTAAAGAAGACACGTTAACCTTGCTGGATGTTTATGGGATAAATCATGACCCTGAAATTTGGGAAAAACCTGAGTTATTTAATCCTGACCGATTTGCTAAATGGGAAGGAAGCCCTTTTAGCTTCATTCCGCAGGGTGGTGGTGATTACATGATGGGACATCGTTGTGCTGGGGAGTGGGTCACCATTGAAGTTATGAAGGTGAGTCTTGATTTTCTATCGAATCGAATGGAATATCTAGTTCCTGAACAGGATTTAAGTTTCAGCAGAGTTAGCATGCCAAGTATACCCCATAGTAAAGTAGTGATTAAAAATGTTAAACAGAAGATATAATTTAGTTCTACTCTACACAATTATGTGAGTAATAGCTTATTAAATTGGTACTTAAGATCAATATGTGTGAGACCTTTAATAATCTGGAGTTTATCCGTAATAAGATAAATTCCTTTTTGTGGAAAAAAAGGCTGAGTTGAATGTATGTTTTGGTT from Metabacillus sediminilitoris carries:
- a CDS encoding cytochrome P450, which produces MSNTKQMPQEEGIDHSLSLIREGYMYIMNRRHSFNSNIFETRLLGKKAICMGGREAVEVFYDTEKFKRKGAAPNRVVQTLFGRNGVQALDGQIHKHRKEMFMSIMSPDEIEKLIDILKIQWQIAANKWEQMDKVILYEEAKEMMCRIACKWAGVPVKEGKVKMLTKNLGAMFESAAAIGPKHWLGRHARNYIEIWVGELIDKVRAGKVNPPENTALHRFAWYRDLEGNLLDTETAAVEVINILRPIVAISIFINFIALALHHYPEEREKLKSNDEKYAQMFVQEVRRFYPFFPFVAALVKKDFTWKGFKFKEDTLTLLDVYGINHDPEIWEKPELFNPDRFAKWEGSPFSFIPQGGGDYMMGHRCAGEWVTIEVMKVSLDFLSNRMEYLVPEQDLSFSRVSMPSIPHSKVVIKNVKQKI